From Clostridiisalibacter paucivorans DSM 22131, the proteins below share one genomic window:
- a CDS encoding ribosomal L7Ae/L30e/S12e/Gadd45 family protein — MLSDLKDKKKVIGTKQAKRAVINDKVEMMYIAKDADRFIIDSLVQLCNEKTVDVVFVEHMKELGKACGIDVSAASVALLK; from the coding sequence ATGTTGTCTGATTTAAAAGACAAGAAAAAAGTCATAGGTACGAAGCAGGCCAAACGAGCTGTTATTAATGATAAGGTTGAAATGATGTATATAGCAAAAGATGCAGACCGATTCATTATAGATAGCTTGGTTCAGTTGTGTAATGAAAAAACAGTAGATGTAGTGTTTGTTGAACATATGAAGGAACTGGGTAAAGCCTGTGGAATTGATGTTAGTGCAGCCTCAGTAGCATTGTTAAAATAA
- the rpoC gene encoding DNA-directed RNA polymerase subunit beta', whose product MFELNNFDSIRIGLASPEKIRQWSRGEVKKPETINYRTLKPEKEGLFCEKIFGPTKDWECHCGKYKRVRYKGVVCDRCGVEVTKAKVRRERMGHIELAAPVSHIWYFKGIPSRMGLILDMSPRSLEKILYFASYVVIDSGDTPLSNKQLLSEKEYREAVDKYGKKFKAGMGAEAVKELLRNIELDKESKELRMQLKDSSGQKKIRITRRLEVIEAFRQSGNKPEWMILDVIPIIPPDLRPMVQLDGGRFATSDLNDLYRRVINRNNRLKRLLDLGAPDIIVRNEKRMLQEAVDALIDNGRRGRPVTGPGNRPLKSLSDMLKGKQGRFRQNLLGKRVDYSGRSVIVVGPELKFYQCGLPKEMALELFKPFVMKKLVSDGLAHNIKSAKRMVEKVKGEVWDVLELVIKNHPVLLNRAPTLHRLGIQAFEPVIVEGKAIKLHPLVCTAYNADFDGDQMAVHVPLSSEAQAESRFLMLSINNILAPQAGKPITTPTQDMVLGSYYLTIEVDGEKGEGKIFKDFNEMFLAYQNEEVGLHARVKIRRRLDEDDKGQLVEGTVGRFIFNEHLPQDLGFVDRSKDKYSLEVDTLVDKKMLGKIIEKCFNTHGNTVTASVLDHIKQVGFHYSTVGAITISVGDIIVPEAKKELVSKAEELIDKYEKAYRRGLISDDERYEKVIEVWTKTTEDVTDALMSNLDKLNNIFIMAHSGARGSKNQIRQLAGMRGLMANASGKTVEMPVKANFREGLSVLEFFISTHGARKGLADTALRTADSGYLTRRLVDVSQDVIVRHEDCGTEEGIVVKAFKDGNEIIEALSERIAGRYCLEDVVNPETGEVLVAAGNLIDNNTADRIEAAGVESVKIRSVLTCKVKHGICAKCYGRNLATGGKVDVGEAVGIIAAQSIGEPGTQLTMRTFHTGGVAGGDITQGLPRVEELFEARKPKGLAIISEIAGKISINESKKKKEVVVTDEDGESKSYTVPYGSRIKVRNGDYIEAGDELTEGSVNPHDILKIKGVNGVQSYIVKEVQRVYKMQGVDINDKHVEVIVKQMLNKVKIEDAGDTDLLPGSLVNIFDFEAENEKIEDQDGKPAVGRRTLLGITKASLATESFLSAASFQETTRVLTEAAIKGKEDHLLGLKENVIIGKLIPAGTGMRRYKNIAVNNIEKEEEEENEVEE is encoded by the coding sequence TTGTTTGAATTAAATAACTTTGATTCCATAAGAATTGGATTAGCTTCTCCTGAAAAGATTAGACAGTGGTCTAGAGGTGAGGTTAAAAAACCAGAAACTATAAACTATAGAACACTTAAGCCAGAAAAAGAAGGTCTATTTTGTGAAAAGATATTTGGGCCTACAAAGGACTGGGAGTGTCACTGTGGTAAGTATAAGAGAGTTAGGTATAAGGGCGTTGTATGTGATAGATGTGGTGTTGAAGTAACAAAGGCTAAAGTTAGAAGAGAGAGAATGGGGCATATTGAATTAGCTGCTCCAGTTTCTCATATTTGGTATTTTAAAGGGATACCTAGTAGAATGGGACTTATATTAGATATGTCTCCAAGATCTCTTGAAAAGATATTGTATTTTGCTTCATATGTAGTAATTGATTCGGGAGATACTCCTTTGTCCAATAAACAACTTTTAAGTGAGAAAGAGTATAGAGAGGCCGTAGATAAATATGGCAAAAAATTTAAGGCTGGTATGGGTGCAGAGGCCGTTAAAGAGTTGTTGAGAAATATAGAATTGGATAAAGAGTCTAAGGAACTTAGGATGCAACTTAAAGACAGTTCTGGACAAAAAAAGATTAGGATAACAAGAAGGTTAGAAGTAATAGAGGCATTTAGACAATCTGGAAATAAACCAGAATGGATGATATTGGATGTTATACCTATTATTCCACCAGATTTGAGACCTATGGTTCAACTAGACGGTGGTAGGTTTGCTACATCTGATTTAAATGATTTGTATAGAAGGGTTATAAATAGAAATAATAGATTAAAAAGACTTTTAGATTTAGGTGCACCAGATATAATTGTAAGAAATGAAAAAAGAATGCTTCAAGAAGCAGTAGATGCCTTAATAGATAATGGTAGAAGGGGTAGGCCTGTAACAGGACCAGGTAATAGGCCATTAAAATCTCTATCCGATATGCTTAAAGGTAAGCAAGGTAGATTTAGACAAAATCTATTGGGGAAAAGGGTTGACTACTCTGGACGTTCTGTTATAGTCGTAGGACCAGAGCTGAAGTTTTATCAATGTGGATTACCTAAAGAAATGGCTTTGGAATTATTTAAGCCTTTTGTAATGAAGAAATTAGTGAGTGATGGATTAGCTCATAATATTAAGAGTGCAAAGAGAATGGTAGAGAAAGTGAAAGGTGAAGTTTGGGATGTTTTAGAATTGGTTATTAAAAACCACCCAGTGCTTCTTAACCGTGCTCCTACCCTTCATAGATTGGGTATTCAGGCTTTTGAACCTGTAATTGTAGAAGGTAAAGCTATAAAACTTCATCCATTGGTATGTACAGCATATAATGCGGACTTTGATGGAGACCAGATGGCTGTCCATGTGCCATTGTCCAGTGAAGCTCAAGCGGAATCAAGATTTTTAATGTTATCTATAAATAATATTTTAGCTCCTCAGGCAGGAAAGCCTATAACTACTCCTACCCAAGATATGGTACTGGGAAGTTATTATTTGACAATAGAAGTTGATGGAGAAAAAGGAGAAGGAAAGATATTTAAAGATTTTAATGAAATGTTCCTTGCCTATCAAAATGAAGAAGTAGGACTTCATGCTAGAGTCAAGATTAGGAGAAGACTAGATGAAGATGATAAAGGTCAGCTGGTTGAAGGTACTGTGGGAAGATTCATATTTAATGAGCACCTTCCACAGGATTTAGGATTTGTAGATAGGTCTAAAGATAAATATTCTTTAGAAGTGGATACCTTGGTTGATAAAAAAATGCTTGGAAAAATTATAGAAAAATGCTTTAATACGCATGGAAATACTGTTACTGCATCAGTGCTTGACCATATAAAACAGGTTGGGTTCCATTATTCTACAGTGGGAGCTATTACTATAAGTGTCGGAGATATAATAGTTCCTGAGGCAAAAAAAGAATTGGTTTCTAAAGCTGAGGAATTAATAGATAAATATGAAAAGGCATATAGAAGAGGTCTTATATCAGATGACGAGAGATATGAAAAAGTAATTGAAGTGTGGACTAAGACCACAGAGGATGTAACCGATGCATTGATGAGTAATCTAGATAAATTGAACAATATATTTATAATGGCCCATTCTGGAGCTAGAGGTAGTAAAAACCAGATAAGACAGTTAGCCGGTATGAGGGGACTTATGGCAAATGCTTCGGGTAAAACTGTTGAGATGCCTGTTAAGGCTAACTTTAGAGAAGGACTTTCAGTTTTGGAATTCTTTATTTCTACCCATGGTGCCAGAAAAGGATTGGCGGATACGGCATTGAGAACGGCGGATTCGGGATACTTAACAAGGAGACTTGTGGATGTAAGTCAAGATGTTATAGTTAGACATGAAGATTGTGGCACTGAAGAAGGCATAGTGGTTAAAGCATTTAAAGATGGCAATGAGATAATAGAAGCTTTATCTGAGAGGATAGCGGGAAGGTACTGTCTAGAAGATGTAGTTAACCCTGAAACTGGTGAAGTATTAGTTGCTGCAGGAAATCTAATAGATAATAATACTGCTGATAGAATAGAAGCTGCAGGAGTAGAATCTGTAAAGATAAGATCGGTTCTTACTTGTAAAGTTAAACATGGAATTTGTGCTAAATGTTATGGCAGGAACCTTGCTACTGGAGGAAAAGTAGATGTTGGTGAGGCCGTTGGAATTATAGCTGCTCAGTCTATAGGAGAGCCAGGAACTCAGCTTACCATGAGAACATTCCATACTGGTGGTGTAGCAGGAGGAGATATAACTCAAGGTTTGCCTAGGGTTGAAGAGTTATTTGAGGCTAGAAAACCAAAGGGACTTGCAATAATCTCAGAGATAGCAGGTAAGATATCTATTAATGAAAGCAAGAAGAAAAAAGAAGTAGTAGTTACAGATGAAGATGGAGAAAGCAAATCATATACTGTGCCATATGGATCTAGAATAAAGGTGAGAAATGGTGATTATATAGAGGCTGGAGATGAGCTTACTGAAGGTTCAGTAAATCCCCATGATATATTAAAGATTAAAGGTGTCAACGGAGTCCAGTCTTATATAGTGAAAGAGGTTCAGAGGGTATATAAGATGCAGGGTGTGGATATAAATGATAAGCACGTTGAGGTTATTGTTAAGCAAATGTTAAACAAAGTAAAAATAGAGGATGCAGGAGATACTGATTTGCTTCCAGGAAGCCTAGTTAATATATTTGATTTTGAAGCTGAAAATGAAAAAATAGAAGATCAAGATGGGAAGCCAGCAGTGGGAAGAAGAACACTTTTAGGTATAACTAAGGCATCTTTAGCCACAGAATCATTCTTATCGGCTGCATCTTTCCAAGAGACTACCAGAGTGCTTACTGAAGCGGCAATAAAAGGTAAAGAAGATCATCTTCTTGGGCTTAAGGAAAATGTAATAATTGGTAAACTTATACCTGCTGGTACTGGCATGAGAAGGTATAAAAATATAGCTGTAAATAATATAGAAAAAGAAGAAGAAGAAGAGAACGAAGTTGAAGAATAA
- the rpoB gene encoding DNA-directed RNA polymerase subunit beta, whose protein sequence is MVHPVSFGKRVRMSYSRIEEVLELPDLIEVQKQSYKWFVNEGLKEVFEDISPIQDYTGNLILEFVDYHISGEPKYCVEECKERDTTYAAPLKVKVRLINKETGEVKEQEVFMGDFPLMTEKGTFIINGAERVIVSQLVRSPGVYYSQNIDKTGNRQYSATVIPNRGAWLEFESDSNGIVYVRVDRTRKLPITVLARAMGYGTDADILELFGESEELLNSLEKDSAESEEDGLLEIYKRLRPGEPPAVESARSLINTLFFDPKRYDLAKVGRYKFNKKLALHNRIIGREAAENVVDPETGEILAEKGQKITRDMAYKIEASGINDVDILVDGSKIVKVIGNHFIDVDSFELPFDLTELGLKERVYYPVMKSILDQSENEDEIKDSIKERIRELMPKHIIIPDIIASMNYEFNLFNGVGEEDDIDHLGNRRVRSVGELLQNQFRIGLSRMERVVRERMTIQDIDIATPQALINIRPVAASIKEFFGSSQLSQFMDQTNPLAELTHKRRMSALGPGGLSRDRAGFEVRDVHHSHYGRMCPIETPEGPNIGLINSLATYARINEYGFIEAPFRKVDKERAVVTEDIEYLTADVEDYFVVSQANEPLDEEGHFINKRVAIRGENGAIDVIPRDEADYMDVSPKQIVSVATAMIPFLENDDANRALMGANMQRQAVPLLKPQAPIIGTGMEYKAAKDSGVAIVSKVDGVVDKVSANEILIRKDEDGQIEKYKLLKFKRSNQGTCINQRPIVEKDEKIQKGQVIADGPSTDLGEIALGKNLLIGFMTWEGYNYEDAILLNERLVKEDVLTSIHIEEYESDARDTKLGPEEITRDIPNVGEDALKDLDERGIIRSGAEVKSGDILVGKVTPKGETELTAEERLLRAIFGEKAREVRDTSLRVPHGETGIIVDVKVFTRENGDELPPGVNELVRVYVATKRKINVGDKMCGRHGNKGVISRILPEEDMPYLPDGKPLDVVLNPLGVPSRMNIGQVLEVHLGMAANALGWHVATPVFDGANEDDIMDALEEAGLPRSGKIMLRDGRTGEHFDNPVTVGYMYMLKLHHLVDDKIHARSTGPYSLVTQQPLGGKAQFGGQRFGEMEVWALEAYGAAHTLQEILTVKSDDVVGRVKTYEAIVKGENIPDPGIPESFKVLIKELQSLSLDVKVLTEEDNEIEIKESVEDDEEDSNIKLELENNDYDQEDDKN, encoded by the coding sequence ATGGTGCATCCTGTTTCATTTGGTAAACGGGTTAGAATGAGTTATTCTAGGATTGAAGAAGTTTTAGAATTACCTGATTTAATTGAAGTACAGAAACAATCTTATAAGTGGTTTGTGAATGAAGGATTAAAGGAGGTATTTGAAGATATATCTCCAATACAGGACTATACTGGAAATTTGATTTTGGAGTTTGTTGATTATCATATTTCTGGTGAACCTAAATATTGTGTAGAAGAATGTAAAGAAAGAGATACCACCTATGCTGCACCATTGAAGGTGAAGGTAAGACTTATTAATAAGGAAACAGGAGAAGTAAAGGAACAAGAGGTGTTCATGGGAGACTTTCCATTAATGACAGAAAAAGGGACTTTTATAATTAATGGAGCAGAAAGGGTTATTGTAAGTCAGTTGGTAAGGTCTCCTGGCGTTTATTATTCCCAGAATATAGATAAGACAGGGAATAGGCAATATTCTGCCACAGTAATACCAAATAGAGGTGCTTGGTTAGAGTTTGAGAGTGACTCTAATGGCATAGTATATGTAAGGGTTGATAGGACTAGAAAGCTTCCTATTACAGTACTAGCTAGAGCCATGGGATATGGTACAGACGCAGATATATTAGAGTTGTTTGGAGAAAGCGAAGAGCTATTGAATTCTTTGGAGAAAGATAGTGCTGAATCAGAAGAAGACGGACTATTAGAAATTTATAAGAGATTAAGACCTGGAGAGCCACCAGCAGTAGAAAGTGCAAGGTCTTTGATAAACACATTATTTTTTGATCCCAAAAGATACGATTTAGCTAAAGTTGGTAGATATAAATTTAACAAGAAATTAGCTCTACATAATAGAATAATAGGTAGAGAAGCAGCAGAAAATGTAGTGGACCCTGAGACTGGAGAGATTTTAGCAGAAAAGGGTCAAAAGATAACTAGAGATATGGCATATAAAATAGAGGCTTCTGGTATAAATGATGTAGATATATTAGTAGATGGTAGTAAAATAGTAAAAGTTATAGGCAATCATTTTATAGATGTAGATTCCTTTGAATTACCCTTTGATTTGACTGAATTAGGTCTAAAGGAAAGGGTATATTATCCTGTAATGAAATCTATATTAGATCAAAGTGAAAATGAAGACGAAATAAAGGATTCAATAAAAGAAAGAATAAGAGAGCTTATGCCTAAGCATATAATAATACCAGATATTATTGCTTCTATGAACTATGAATTCAATCTTTTTAATGGTGTAGGGGAAGAAGATGATATAGATCATTTAGGCAATAGAAGAGTTAGGTCAGTGGGAGAATTGTTGCAAAACCAATTTAGAATAGGTCTTTCTAGAATGGAGAGGGTAGTTAGAGAGAGGATGACTATTCAAGATATAGATATTGCTACGCCTCAAGCATTGATAAATATAAGGCCAGTGGCAGCCTCTATAAAAGAATTTTTTGGTAGCAGTCAATTGTCTCAATTTATGGATCAAACAAATCCGTTGGCTGAGCTTACCCATAAGAGAAGGATGTCTGCATTAGGGCCAGGAGGATTAAGTAGAGATAGGGCTGGATTCGAGGTTAGGGATGTTCACCATTCCCATTATGGTAGAATGTGTCCAATAGAAACGCCTGAGGGTCCAAATATAGGACTAATAAACTCACTGGCAACATATGCTAGGATAAATGAATATGGTTTTATTGAAGCGCCTTTTAGAAAAGTAGATAAAGAAAGGGCTGTAGTTACTGAGGATATAGAATATTTGACAGCAGATGTTGAAGATTATTTTGTTGTATCCCAGGCAAATGAGCCATTAGATGAAGAGGGACATTTTATAAATAAGAGGGTTGCTATCAGGGGAGAGAATGGTGCTATCGATGTAATACCAAGAGATGAAGCGGATTATATGGATGTGTCTCCTAAACAGATAGTTTCTGTAGCAACAGCTATGATACCATTTTTAGAGAATGATGATGCCAATAGGGCATTGATGGGTGCTAACATGCAGAGACAGGCAGTGCCTTTGTTGAAGCCTCAAGCCCCTATAATTGGTACTGGAATGGAATATAAGGCAGCGAAGGACTCTGGAGTTGCCATTGTTTCTAAAGTTGATGGTGTAGTAGATAAAGTAAGTGCCAATGAAATCTTGATAAGAAAAGACGAAGATGGACAGATAGAAAAATATAAATTATTAAAGTTTAAGCGGTCTAATCAAGGTACTTGTATTAATCAAAGACCTATAGTTGAAAAAGACGAAAAGATCCAAAAGGGTCAAGTTATAGCAGATGGACCTTCTACTGATTTAGGAGAGATTGCCTTAGGTAAAAATTTACTGATAGGGTTTATGACTTGGGAAGGTTATAACTATGAGGATGCTATATTATTAAATGAGAGATTAGTTAAGGAAGATGTATTAACATCTATTCACATAGAAGAGTATGAATCCGATGCAAGGGATACTAAATTGGGACCAGAAGAGATAACTAGGGATATACCCAATGTTGGAGAAGATGCCCTTAAGGATTTAGATGAAAGAGGAATAATAAGGTCAGGAGCAGAGGTTAAGTCTGGAGATATTTTAGTAGGAAAAGTAACTCCTAAAGGAGAGACTGAGCTTACTGCTGAGGAAAGACTTTTGAGAGCTATATTTGGAGAAAAGGCTAGAGAGGTTAGAGATACTTCATTGAGAGTGCCCCACGGTGAGACAGGCATTATAGTGGATGTGAAGGTATTTACTAGAGAAAATGGAGATGAATTGCCACCAGGAGTTAATGAGTTAGTTAGAGTATATGTGGCTACTAAAAGAAAAATAAATGTTGGAGATAAGATGTGTGGTAGGCATGGGAACAAGGGTGTTATTTCTAGAATACTGCCAGAGGAAGATATGCCATATTTACCAGATGGAAAGCCTCTAGATGTGGTATTAAATCCTTTAGGGGTACCATCAAGGATGAATATAGGTCAGGTCTTAGAGGTCCATTTAGGTATGGCTGCCAATGCATTGGGATGGCATGTAGCTACTCCTGTATTTGACGGTGCCAATGAAGATGATATAATGGATGCGTTGGAGGAAGCAGGACTTCCTAGAAGTGGTAAAATAATGCTTAGAGATGGAAGAACTGGGGAGCATTTTGATAATCCAGTTACTGTTGGATATATGTATATGTTAAAACTCCATCACTTAGTTGATGATAAAATACATGCAAGATCTACAGGACCTTATTCTCTAGTTACTCAGCAACCTCTGGGAGGTAAAGCACAGTTTGGAGGACAGAGATTTGGTGAGATGGAGGTTTGGGCATTGGAGGCCTATGGAGCTGCTCATACACTTCAAGAGATATTAACAGTTAAATCTGACGATGTTGTAGGCCGTGTTAAAACATATGAAGCTATTGTTAAAGGTGAAAATATACCAGATCCTGGAATACCTGAATCCTTTAAGGTGTTAATAAAAGAGCTTCAAAGTTTATCGTTAGATGTCAAGGTACTTACGGAAGAAGATAATGAAATAGAGATTAAAGAATCGGTGGAAGATGATGAAGAAGATAGTAATATTAAATTAGAACTTGAAAATAATGATTACGATCAAGAAGATGATAAGAATTGA
- the rplL gene encoding 50S ribosomal protein L7/L12 yields the protein MASEKVMNLIEEVKGLTVLELSDLVKALEEEFGVSAQAPVAMAAAPVAGAAAAGGAEEKTEFDVVLSNAGNSKIKVIKVVREITGLGLKEAKALVDGAPKPVKEAVSKEDAEEMKSKLEEVGATVEVK from the coding sequence ATGGCAAGTGAAAAAGTTATGAATTTAATTGAAGAGGTAAAGGGATTAACAGTTTTAGAATTATCTGATTTAGTAAAGGCATTAGAAGAAGAATTTGGAGTAAGTGCTCAAGCTCCAGTAGCAATGGCAGCAGCTCCAGTAGCAGGTGCAGCAGCAGCAGGTGGCGCAGAAGAAAAGACTGAATTTGATGTAGTTCTTTCAAATGCTGGAAATTCTAAGATCAAAGTTATCAAAGTAGTTAGAGAAATAACTGGATTAGGATTAAAAGAAGCTAAGGCATTAGTTGATGGAGCTCCAAAGCCAGTTAAAGAAGCAGTATCTAAAGAAGATGCAGAAGAAATGAAATCAAAATTAGAAGAAGTAGGAGCAACTGTAGAAGTAAAATAG
- the rplJ gene encoding 50S ribosomal protein L10 → MSSRIESKKQVVEEIKGKIDKAQAMVLVDYRGLNVEEVTELRKKFTEAGVEYKVYKNTMMRFAFKDQGLEEFNKHLVGPNAIAFGFEDPVAPAKITNEFAKEHEELDIKAGVVDGKIIGLDGIKELAELPPKEVLIAQVLGGLNGPISGFANVLQANIKNLVYALNAVKEKQEA, encoded by the coding sequence ATGAGTTCGAGGATAGAGTCCAAAAAACAAGTTGTTGAAGAAATAAAAGGAAAAATTGACAAAGCTCAAGCCATGGTGTTGGTTGACTATAGAGGTTTAAATGTTGAAGAAGTTACAGAATTAAGAAAGAAGTTTACTGAAGCAGGAGTAGAATATAAAGTATACAAAAACACTATGATGAGATTTGCTTTTAAAGACCAAGGATTAGAGGAATTCAATAAACACTTGGTAGGACCTAATGCTATTGCTTTTGGATTTGAGGATCCAGTGGCTCCAGCTAAAATCACAAATGAATTTGCTAAAGAACATGAAGAGCTTGACATAAAAGCTGGTGTAGTAGATGGTAAGATTATTGGATTAGATGGCATAAAAGAATTGGCAGAATTACCACCAAAAGAAGTGTTAATAGCACAAGTGCTTGGAGGATTGAATGGTCCAATATCTGGATTTGCCAATGTATTGCAAGCTAATATCAAAAACCTTGTATATGCATTAAATGCCGTTAAGGAGAAACAAGAGGCATAA
- the rplA gene encoding 50S ribosomal protein L1: protein MSKRGKNYQDSAKILDREKLYDASESIELVQKTAKAKFDETIELSVRLGVDPRHADQQVRGAIVLPHGTGKTKKVLVFAKGEKVKEAEAAGADYVGAEEYMEKIQKENWFDFDVVVATPDMMGVVGRLGRILGPKGLMPNPKSGTVTFDVEKAIKEIKAGKVEYRVDKTSIIHVPIGKASFGTEKLQENFDAIMGAIIKAKPSAAKGKYLRSVVISSTMGPGIKINGQKLMEK from the coding sequence ATGTCAAAAAGAGGTAAAAATTATCAAGATAGTGCCAAAATACTTGATAGGGAAAAATTATATGATGCGTCAGAATCAATAGAGTTAGTACAAAAAACAGCTAAAGCTAAATTTGATGAAACTATAGAGTTATCGGTTAGACTAGGAGTAGATCCAAGACATGCAGACCAACAAGTTAGAGGAGCTATAGTTCTTCCTCATGGTACTGGAAAGACAAAAAAGGTTCTTGTTTTTGCTAAAGGAGAAAAAGTAAAAGAAGCGGAAGCTGCTGGAGCAGATTATGTTGGTGCTGAAGAGTATATGGAAAAAATTCAAAAAGAAAATTGGTTTGATTTTGATGTAGTAGTAGCTACTCCTGATATGATGGGGGTTGTTGGTAGATTAGGTAGAATATTAGGACCTAAGGGTTTAATGCCCAATCCTAAATCAGGTACAGTTACATTTGATGTAGAAAAAGCTATAAAAGAGATTAAAGCTGGTAAAGTAGAGTATAGAGTTGATAAGACTAGTATAATACATGTTCCTATAGGAAAGGCTTCTTTTGGAACAGAGAAATTACAGGAAAACTTTGATGCAATTATGGGTGCGATAATAAAGGCTAAACCATCGGCAGCAAAGGGGAAATATTTAAGAAGTGTTGTTATATCTAGTACGATGGGTCCAGGAATAAAGATTAATGGACAAAAATTAATGGAGAAATAA
- the rplK gene encoding 50S ribosomal protein L11, producing the protein MAKKVVAVVKLQIPAGKATPAPPVGTALGPHGVNIMGFCKEFNAKTADQSGMIIPVVLTVYQDRSFSFITKTPPVAVLLKKALGIDTASGEPNKNKVATISKDKVKEIAEVKMPDLNANDIDAAMSMVAGTARSMGIVVEE; encoded by the coding sequence ATGGCTAAGAAAGTTGTAGCTGTAGTAAAATTACAGATTCCAGCGGGAAAAGCAACTCCAGCACCACCAGTAGGTACTGCTTTGGGACCTCATGGTGTAAACATAATGGGATTCTGTAAAGAATTTAATGCAAAAACTGCTGATCAATCAGGCATGATAATTCCTGTTGTTCTAACAGTTTACCAAGATAGATCTTTTAGCTTTATAACAAAAACCCCTCCAGTAGCTGTTTTGCTTAAAAAAGCATTGGGTATAGACACAGCATCTGGAGAGCCAAATAAGAATAAAGTAGCAACAATATCAAAGGATAAAGTAAAGGAAATTGCAGAAGTTAAGATGCCAGATTTGAATGCAAATGATATTGATGCTGCTATGAGTATGGTGGCTGGTACAGCTAGAAGTATGGGAATTGTAGTCGAAGAATAA
- the nusG gene encoding transcription termination/antitermination protein NusG — protein sequence MADISDKAKWYVVHTYSGHENKVMANIEKMVENRGMQDVIQEVKVPTEEHIETKNGKRKVKERKKFPGYVMVKMIITDESWYLVRNTRGVTGFVGPGSKPVPLTNDEIKMLGVQEALPQIDIEIGDSIKVISGPFENFMGNVEDINLEKRKMKVFISMFGRETLVELDFGQVEKL from the coding sequence ATGGCAGATATATCAGATAAAGCCAAGTGGTATGTTGTACACACGTATTCAGGACATGAAAATAAAGTTATGGCGAATATAGAGAAGATGGTAGAAAATAGAGGAATGCAAGACGTAATACAAGAAGTTAAAGTGCCCACTGAAGAGCATATAGAGACTAAAAATGGAAAAAGAAAAGTAAAAGAGAGAAAGAAATTTCCTGGATATGTTATGGTGAAGATGATAATAACTGACGAATCCTGGTATCTTGTAAGGAATACCAGAGGGGTTACAGGTTTTGTTGGGCCTGGTTCTAAACCTGTTCCATTGACCAATGACGAAATTAAGATGTTGGGAGTACAAGAAGCTTTACCTCAAATAGATATAGAGATAGGGGATTCTATAAAGGTTATATCAGGACCCTTTGAAAACTTCATGGGAAATGTAGAAGATATAAATCTTGAAAAGAGAAAAATGAAAGTGTTTATATCTATGTTTGGTAGAGAGACCCTTGTTGAGTTAGATTTTGGGCAAGTGGAGAAATTGTAA